A region of Granulibacter bethesdensis DNA encodes the following proteins:
- the rbfA gene encoding 30S ribosome-binding factor RbfA — translation MSSRPPSSSGPAGIPKGAPSQRQLRVAEEIRHVLAGVFARQEFRDPELATTTFTINEVRISPDLKHATVFISRLGSSEIEPLLPNLKRVATYLRGEVAKVMRLRYAPELHFQPDSALEYAMHVDSLLRRPEVKRDLDE, via the coding sequence TTGAGCAGCCGTCCGCCCTCCTCCTCCGGGCCTGCTGGCATTCCGAAAGGTGCGCCATCCCAGCGTCAGCTGCGTGTAGCGGAAGAAATCCGCCACGTGCTGGCCGGGGTGTTCGCACGTCAGGAATTCCGGGACCCGGAACTGGCCACGACCACTTTTACAATCAATGAAGTGCGGATCAGCCCGGATTTGAAACACGCCACCGTGTTCATCTCCCGTCTGGGCAGCAGTGAGATCGAACCGCTTCTGCCTAATCTGAAGCGTGTTGCGACCTATCTGCGTGGAGAAGTAGCCAAGGTGATGCGGCTGCGTTATGCGCCAGAGCTGCATTTTCAGCCAGACTCGGCTCTGGAATACGCGATGCATGTGGATTCCCTGCTTCGCCG
- the infB gene encoding translation initiation factor IF-2 — MSEGNDQDAGKGRLSLRPAGRMELGRTVDAGSVRQSFSHGRSKVVQVEVRKKRGLQPGAPSAPEGGSSSAPAPQGGNAPQGTPRSGGGNRGSGRGGAGGAGRALTAQELAIRQRVLEQQRVEAARREVERREQEKISILSAAEEARRREEEAKRAAEEEARRKEQEEADRIAAEAARKAAESAPPVEAPPVPPPAQRERTAAPSRSAPSRSAPSDDIRRPSRPAPIPSKVPVSAPSAPQTLRLRERGEEGDEERKPRRTGGGGAPAPRKAAAPVAKKAVAEPRRGGRIDVRAAIEGEDERTRSIASMRRQRDRERRQAELERLRADQLKVVRDVVLPETIAVGELANRMAVRAADVIKQLMRMGMMATVTQTIDADTAELVVQEFGHRVRRVSESDVEVGLEGISDIDSDLQPRPPVVTVMGHVDHGKTSLLDALRATDVAAGEAGGITQHIGAYQVTLPSRQKLTFLDTPGHEAFTAMRSRGASVTDIVVLVVAADDGVMPQTIEAIKHAKAANAPIIVAINKCDKPGANPGRVRQELLHHEIVVEEMGGDTQDVEVSALKRQNLDKLEEAILLQAEVLDLKANPDRAAEGTVVESRLDRGRGPVATVLVQKGTLRQGDIVVAGAEWGRVRAMLDDKGQQMKEALPSTPVEILGLAGVPSAGEPFVAVENESRAREISEFRQRKIREKMAAGIAAGRGTLEQMLSRIQAGAQKEVAVVIKADVQGSAEAIATTVQKQEHEEVKVRTLLSSVGQISESDVQLAKASNAVLIAFNVRATNQARELAQREGVDIRYYSIIYEVADDIEALVRGKIAPKQREKFLGYAEIRKVFEITKVGKVAGCMVTEGVVKRGCGVRLLRDNVVIHTGELSQLKRFKDDVKEVARNYECGLSFAGYNDIKEGDVVECYETELVPA, encoded by the coding sequence ATGAGCGAAGGCAACGATCAGGACGCGGGCAAGGGCCGGCTGTCGCTTCGGCCCGCTGGCCGAATGGAGCTGGGCCGTACCGTGGATGCCGGATCCGTGCGGCAAAGCTTCAGCCACGGACGTTCGAAGGTTGTGCAGGTTGAGGTCCGCAAGAAGCGCGGATTACAGCCTGGCGCTCCTTCGGCCCCGGAAGGCGGCAGCAGCAGCGCACCCGCCCCGCAGGGCGGCAATGCCCCACAGGGTACGCCACGCAGTGGTGGTGGTAATCGCGGCTCCGGTCGTGGTGGTGCAGGGGGCGCAGGCCGCGCTCTGACGGCGCAGGAACTGGCTATTCGCCAGCGCGTGCTGGAACAGCAGCGTGTCGAGGCTGCCCGCCGTGAGGTGGAGCGCCGGGAGCAGGAGAAGATCTCGATCCTCTCTGCTGCCGAGGAAGCACGCCGTCGCGAGGAAGAAGCCAAACGCGCCGCTGAAGAAGAGGCACGTCGCAAGGAACAGGAAGAGGCCGACCGGATTGCCGCAGAAGCGGCCCGTAAGGCAGCCGAATCCGCGCCGCCGGTCGAGGCGCCTCCTGTGCCTCCTCCGGCCCAGCGTGAGCGTACGGCAGCCCCTTCGCGGTCTGCACCCTCTCGCTCAGCCCCGTCGGATGATATTCGTCGTCCGTCCCGCCCTGCGCCGATCCCCTCCAAGGTTCCCGTTTCAGCACCGTCCGCTCCGCAGACGTTGCGTCTGCGGGAACGTGGGGAGGAGGGTGATGAAGAACGCAAGCCGCGCCGTACAGGCGGCGGCGGTGCACCGGCACCGCGCAAGGCGGCAGCTCCGGTTGCTAAAAAAGCCGTTGCTGAACCGCGTCGTGGTGGCCGCATTGATGTGCGCGCCGCGATCGAGGGTGAGGATGAGCGTACGCGCTCCATTGCCTCGATGCGTCGTCAGCGTGACCGTGAACGCCGGCAGGCGGAACTGGAACGTCTGCGCGCTGATCAGCTGAAAGTGGTGCGCGATGTCGTGCTGCCGGAAACCATTGCGGTGGGTGAACTTGCCAACCGTATGGCCGTGCGGGCTGCCGATGTCATCAAGCAGCTGATGCGCATGGGCATGATGGCTACCGTTACCCAGACCATCGACGCCGATACCGCCGAACTGGTCGTGCAGGAATTCGGTCATCGCGTCCGTCGCGTCAGCGAAAGCGATGTGGAAGTCGGTCTGGAAGGTATCAGCGATATCGACTCCGACCTTCAGCCGCGGCCGCCTGTGGTGACGGTCATGGGGCATGTCGATCACGGCAAGACCTCGCTGCTCGATGCGCTGCGTGCCACCGATGTGGCGGCGGGCGAAGCGGGCGGTATCACCCAGCATATCGGTGCGTATCAGGTGACTTTGCCCTCCCGGCAGAAGCTGACCTTTCTGGATACGCCCGGCCACGAAGCCTTCACCGCCATGCGCTCTCGCGGTGCATCGGTGACGGATATCGTCGTGCTGGTGGTAGCGGCGGATGATGGCGTGATGCCGCAGACGATCGAGGCCATCAAACATGCCAAGGCCGCGAACGCGCCCATCATTGTTGCCATCAACAAGTGCGACAAGCCGGGGGCCAATCCGGGCCGTGTCCGCCAGGAACTGCTCCACCACGAAATCGTGGTCGAGGAAATGGGCGGCGATACACAGGATGTCGAGGTTTCGGCTCTCAAGCGCCAGAATCTGGACAAGCTGGAAGAAGCCATTCTGCTTCAGGCGGAAGTGCTGGATCTGAAGGCCAATCCGGATCGGGCTGCTGAGGGCACCGTGGTGGAAAGCCGTCTGGATCGCGGACGTGGTCCTGTGGCCACCGTGCTGGTGCAGAAAGGCACGTTGCGTCAGGGCGACATTGTCGTCGCCGGGGCGGAATGGGGCCGCGTGCGCGCCATGCTGGACGATAAGGGCCAGCAGATGAAAGAAGCCCTGCCTTCGACACCGGTGGAGATTCTTGGTCTGGCCGGGGTTCCCTCGGCGGGCGAGCCTTTCGTCGCGGTGGAAAACGAAAGCCGGGCGCGGGAAATCAGCGAATTCCGTCAGCGCAAGATCCGCGAGAAAATGGCCGCCGGTATTGCCGCCGGCCGTGGCACGCTGGAGCAGATGCTCAGCCGCATTCAGGCTGGCGCGCAGAAAGAAGTTGCTGTCGTCATCAAGGCTGACGTGCAGGGCAGCGCGGAGGCAATTGCCACCACCGTGCAGAAGCAGGAACACGAAGAGGTCAAGGTTCGCACCCTGCTGTCCTCGGTTGGTCAGATCAGTGAAAGCGATGTGCAGCTGGCCAAGGCTTCCAATGCCGTGCTGATCGCCTTCAATGTGCGTGCAACCAATCAGGCGCGTGAGCTTGCCCAGCGCGAGGGTGTTGATATCCGTTACTACTCCATCATTTATGAAGTGGCGGACGATATCGAGGCGCTGGTACGCGGCAAGATCGCGCCGAAACAGCGTGAGAAGTTCCTGGGCTATGCCGAGATCCGCAAGGTTTTCGAAATTACCAAGGTCGGCAAGGTCGCTGGCTGTATGGTGACCGAAGGTGTGGTGAAGCGTGGCTGTGGCGTGCGTCTGCTGCGTGACAACGTTGTCATTCACACGGGTGAATTGAGCCAGTTGAAGCGCTTCAAGGATGATGTGAAGGAAGTGGCCCGCAATTACGAGTGCGGTCTGTCCTTCGCAGGCTACAATGACATCAAGGAAGGCGATGTCGTTGAATGCTATGAGACGGAGCTTGTTCCCGCTTGA
- a CDS encoding RNA-binding protein, whose protein sequence is MPDDSLDNADDEQDERGPLRRCVVTRVQGERARMLRFVIGPDGSVVPDLTATLPGRGIWLSARRDVLETAQRRGAFARAARAQVVVPPDLTDRVRHGLLRRVTDCLGLARRAGQAVAGYTKAREWLVAGRAALIVQAADGSPDERARFLSGQRTVLVISPLSGEELGRIFGRDHAVHIAVTPGALATRLEIEAERLAGLTGDTIEG, encoded by the coding sequence GTGCCAGACGATTCGCTGGACAACGCGGATGATGAGCAGGACGAGCGGGGGCCACTGCGCCGTTGTGTCGTCACGCGGGTGCAGGGTGAACGTGCCCGTATGCTCCGTTTTGTTATTGGTCCTGACGGCTCGGTGGTCCCTGACCTGACGGCAACCCTGCCGGGCAGGGGAATATGGTTGAGCGCACGGCGCGATGTGTTAGAAACAGCCCAGCGCCGGGGTGCCTTCGCCAGGGCTGCGCGCGCACAGGTGGTTGTTCCGCCCGATCTGACCGATAGGGTACGGCATGGCCTTCTGCGACGGGTTACGGATTGCCTTGGTCTGGCGCGCCGCGCCGGGCAGGCAGTGGCGGGTTATACCAAAGCCCGCGAATGGCTGGTCGCCGGTCGGGCGGCGCTGATTGTGCAGGCTGCTGATGGCAGTCCGGACGAAAGGGCGCGTTTCCTGTCGGGACAGAGGACCGTGTTGGTCATCTCGCCGCTGAGCGGTGAGGAACTGGGACGGATATTTGGCCGCGATCATGCCGTGCATATTGCGGTTACGCCGGGGGCTCTGGCCACGCGGCTGGAGATTGAGGCGGAACGGTTGGCCGGACTCACCGGCGACACGATTGAGGGTTAA
- the nusA gene encoding transcription termination factor NusA, whose translation MDTAISRPELLLVADAVAREKSIDREEVLEAMEQAIQKAGRAKYGHEKDIRATIDRKTGDVRLSRWTEAVEVVENEETQIPIHIARKFKPDIELGGHLVDPLPPIDFGRIAAQTAKQVIVQRVREYERRRQYDEFKDRVGEIINGVVKRTEYGNLMVDLGKSEALLRRDELIARESFRNGDRVRAYIYDVREEPRGPQIFLSRTHPNFLAKLFAQEVPEIYDGIIEIKAVSRDPGSRAKMAVISRDQSIDPVGACVGMRGSRVQAVVAELQGEKIDIIPWSPQAATFVVNALAPAEVTKVVMDEEAGRVEVVVPDDQLSLAIGRRGQNVRLASQLTRWDIDILTEAEESERRQEEFRKRTSLFVDALDVDDVIAGLLVTEGFTTVEELAFSPVEELSEIEGFDENVAEELIRRAEVDLTRRANEMDDKRKALGVTDEIADIETLTPAMLVALGEKGVKTLDDLADLAGDELVEIVGSDAMDEETANEIIMAARAHWFTDEEQEADHA comes from the coding sequence ATGGATACTGCGATTTCCCGTCCCGAACTGCTCCTCGTCGCCGATGCTGTGGCGCGGGAAAAGTCGATCGACCGAGAAGAAGTGCTTGAGGCGATGGAGCAGGCCATCCAGAAGGCTGGTCGCGCGAAATACGGGCATGAAAAGGATATCCGCGCCACCATCGACCGTAAAACCGGTGATGTGCGCCTGTCCCGCTGGACCGAGGCGGTCGAGGTCGTGGAAAATGAGGAAACTCAGATCCCGATCCATATCGCCCGTAAATTCAAACCCGATATCGAGCTTGGCGGCCATCTGGTCGATCCCCTGCCGCCGATCGATTTCGGGCGTATTGCCGCGCAGACCGCCAAGCAGGTGATCGTGCAGCGCGTGCGCGAATATGAGCGTCGCCGTCAGTACGACGAATTCAAGGATCGCGTGGGCGAGATCATCAACGGTGTGGTCAAGCGGACCGAATACGGCAATCTGATGGTCGATCTTGGCAAGTCCGAAGCGCTGCTGCGGCGTGACGAGCTGATTGCCCGTGAAAGCTTCCGCAATGGCGACCGCGTGCGGGCCTATATCTATGATGTGCGTGAAGAGCCGCGCGGCCCGCAGATTTTTCTCAGCCGCACCCATCCGAATTTCCTGGCCAAGCTGTTCGCGCAGGAAGTGCCGGAAATCTACGATGGTATCATCGAGATCAAGGCGGTTTCCCGCGATCCCGGCAGCCGTGCGAAAATGGCGGTGATCAGCCGTGACCAGTCCATCGACCCGGTCGGCGCCTGCGTCGGTATGCGCGGCAGCCGTGTTCAGGCGGTGGTGGCCGAGTTGCAGGGCGAGAAGATCGACATCATCCCCTGGAGCCCGCAGGCTGCGACCTTCGTGGTGAACGCGCTTGCTCCGGCTGAAGTCACCAAGGTGGTGATGGATGAGGAAGCAGGCCGCGTTGAAGTCGTCGTGCCGGATGACCAGCTCAGTCTGGCAATCGGTCGCCGTGGCCAGAATGTCCGCCTCGCCAGCCAGTTGACCCGTTGGGATATCGACATCCTGACCGAGGCCGAGGAAAGCGAGCGCCGTCAGGAAGAATTCCGCAAGCGCACCAGCCTGTTTGTTGATGCGCTGGATGTCGATGACGTGATCGCCGGTCTGCTGGTGACGGAAGGTTTTACCACAGTCGAGGAACTGGCTTTCTCCCCCGTGGAAGAACTCAGTGAAATCGAGGGTTTCGACGAGAACGTGGCAGAAGAGCTGATCCGTCGCGCCGAGGTTGATCTGACCCGTCGTGCGAATGAGATGGATGACAAGCGCAAGGCGCTGGGTGTTACCGACGAGATCGCCGATATCGAAACGCTGACGCCTGCCATGTTGGTGGCGCTGGGGGAAAAGGGCGTGAAAACCCTTGACGATCTGGCCGATCTGGCCGGTGACGAGCTGGTGGAAATCGTCGGCAGCGATGCCATGGACGAAGAGACGGCCAATGAGATCATCATGGCTGCCCGCGCCCACTGGTTCACCGATGAGGAACAGGAGGCTGACCACGCCTGA
- the rimP gene encoding ribosome maturation factor RimP encodes MSVAQTPLEQRIAGLIAPGLADMGFELVRVAVLGREQPTVQIMADRADGSLIGIDDCEAISHAAGALLDVEDVIQSTWNLEVSSAGIDRPLTRVKDWVRFAGHLAKVEMSIPGPGGRRRFSGTVLGADETAARLRLDDGEEVSLPMDGLKKAKLVLTDALIEATAQEAGMADSPQQPN; translated from the coding sequence ATGAGTGTGGCGCAAACTCCTCTCGAACAGCGTATCGCCGGACTGATCGCTCCTGGTCTGGCCGATATGGGATTCGAACTGGTGCGCGTGGCCGTGCTGGGACGGGAGCAGCCGACCGTGCAGATCATGGCTGACCGCGCCGACGGTTCCCTGATCGGCATTGATGATTGCGAGGCTATCAGCCACGCAGCCGGTGCGCTGTTGGATGTGGAGGATGTGATCCAGTCCACCTGGAATCTGGAGGTCAGCTCCGCAGGGATCGACCGTCCGCTGACCAGGGTGAAGGACTGGGTGCGTTTTGCCGGTCATCTGGCGAAGGTCGAGATGTCGATTCCCGGCCCCGGCGGTCGTCGGCGTTTTTCCGGCACGGTGCTGGGGGCCGATGAAACGGCAGCGCGTCTGCGGCTGGATGATGGCGAGGAAGTCAGCCTGCCGATGGATGGGCTGAAGAAGGCTAAACTGGTGCTGACGGATGCATTGATCGAAGCCACCGCCCAGGAAGCAGGCATGGCCGATTCCCCGCAGCAGCCGAATTGA